ACTCCGATCACGTGCTGGGCGATCCGCGTCGCGCGCTCGCCCGGCGCGTCTACTACGGCTGGATCATCGTGATCGGATGTTTCTTGGCGTCGATGATCGTCTTCGGAACGACCTACGCGTTCGGCGTTTTCTACGACTCCTTTATTACCGCGTTCGAGAGCTCAGAGACACTCCTCGCCGTCGTGTTCGGCATCCAGACCGCACTTTTGTACTTCGCGGGCGTCGTCGTGAGCCGTCTGGTCGAGCGATACGGCTCGCGTCGAATCCTCGCACTCTCCTCGGTGTTACTCGTCGTCGGGTTGCTCTGGACGGCGACGGCGGAGTCGTACGTCGAGTTACTCGCGTCGTTCGGCGTCGTCGCCGCACTGGGGATGGCCGGCCTCTACAACGTCAGCTACGCCACGCTCCCCCAGTGGTTCGATCGCCGTCGCGGGACTGCGACCGGAGTCGCCTCGGCCGGCCTCGGAATCGGGCTGGTCGTCATCCCACCTGGCACCGATGCGCTGATCTCGGCGTTCGGATGGCGGACGGCGGTGGTCGTACTCGCCGGATTCATCGCCCTGGTCTCGATCGTCACCGTGGTTCTCTTTGCCACCGATCCAGACGACGTCGGTGCCGACCTGAGCCGCGAGTTCGGCGACCGTTCCGACGTCGAGACCGATGCGGCACCCGACCGAAACGTCTTCGCCATCGTGACTTCCTCGCGGTTTTTGTTGGTCTTCGTCGGATGGACGCTGATTTTCGCGCCGATGTACGTTATCTTCGGTCACATCGTCGTTCACGCCTCGGAGACAGGGATCGGGCGATCGGTCGGCGTCCTGTCGATCGCCGTGATCGGAATCGCGACGAGCGTCGCCAGATTCGGCGTCGGTCCGTTCTCGGATCGGTTCGGACGCCCACGGACGTTTATCGCGAGTAGCCTCCTTCTCGGCGGCTCGACCGCGGCGTTGGCCGTGGCGTCGTCAGCGGCTCCCTTCCTCATCGCCGTTGCGCTCTTCGGACTCGGATACGCCGGGAGCGGCGGCCTCATCGGTGCCGTCACCGCCGACCTCTTCGGAAATCGGTCGATCAACACCCTGTTCGCCGTCCTGTCGTCCTCGTTCGCGGTCGCGGGGCTGATCTCGCCGCCCGCCGCGAGGCTTTGGTTCGAGGCGCAGGGTAGCTACCGTCCCGCACTGTTCGTGTTCGGGCTACTCGGCGTTCTCGGCGGACTGTGCGTCTGGACCGCCCTTCGATCGAGCGGTCGATCGAACTGAGCGGCGTCGGCCGAACCGACGCCCGTACCGACCGCGATCACCGACCGTCTCGGTCGGGGCCCAGATACTCGTCTTCGAAGGCGAGTTCGTAGATCGCAGCCGGATCGACCACCGCGACGAACGCGTCGGGGGAACGGACGCTCACGTCGAAGACGCCGCGGAGGCTCGCTCCCGCCTCGGGGCTGCGAAGCCCCTCGTCGAACGTGACCACGTGCGAGGCGCGTCCCCGGTAGGCGGCCGCGAGCGCCGGATGGTCCTCGGGGGGCTGTTCAACGACGACGGCGAGCGACTCGATCTCCTCTCGCCACGCTCTCGCGAGCTCCCGATCCGCGAGGGATTCGATGACCGCCTCGGCGTCGTCGAGAAGCGGGTCGGTCGCGACGAGTTCGAGCCACGAGTGGGTTCGAAGCACGTCCATCACCGCCCGTGCGGCTCCGCCGACGAGCAGATCGGCGGCGAGCACGTCGGCATCGACGACGATGCGCGTCGGATCGGCCTCGCGATCGTCACGCACGGTCGCGACGCTCCCGAAGGACACGCTGTATCTCGTCGAGGTCGGTCCCGTAGGCGTCGGCTCGCTCGAACAGCTTCGTCCACGACATACGAACACGGAGTCGCGGACGGAACAAAAACTTCACCCGCGGAGTCGCCACCACACCACGCCGGCCACGAACGCTGCGCCGACGTTCGTGACGATCGAGACGCCGCCGATCGCGAGGACGAACAGCGGCCGATCGGTGGCCCCGAGCGCGACGCGGGCGAGCGAGGCGGCGACCACCAACAGGAGGACGCCAAGGAGCGCCATCGGAAACGCGACGAGAAGGTCGGCGACGAATGCGAGCCCGAGATACAGCGCGCCCGCGACGAGGTTCGCCGTTCCCGTTCGCGCACCGAAGGCGTGCTTTCCCGCGAGCCCGCCGGACCCGTGACACATCGGCAGCGCGCCGAAGGGAACCGCCGCGAGGTTCATCACGCCCATGCTTCCGGCGAGTCTGTCCGACGACACGTCCGCGTCGTAGAGGTCCGAAAGGAGGAGCGAGGTGGCGATCGCGGCGTTGCCGACCGTCATCGCGAGCTGCGCGGTGAGCCCCTCGATGGCAGCGATCGAAACCGATGGCTCGCCGGTCGGAAAGAGCCCCATCTCCGGCAGCGTCGGCTGCGGAACGCCGACGGTCGCGGCCGCCCACACCCCACCAACGACGAGGAGCACGAGCGCGACCGCACGACGCGAGACGAGAGCCACTGTCACGGCGATGGCGAGCCCCGCACCGGCCACCGCGGGGGCCGCGACGACCAGTTCGACCGCGGCGACGACGAGCATGCACGCGACGGCGAACTGGACGCCCCGGACCACCGGTTCGCCGATGACGCCGTCGATGTGTTCGAGCCAGTTTCGCCAGCCGACGACGAGCAACACACCTCCAGCGAGCAACCCCGCGGCGGCGAGTTCACCGTACGTGATTCCGCCGACGATCGCCAGCCCAGCGATCGCTTTCATGGGTTCGACGGACAGCGGAACGCCGTAGAGGATTCCCCAGACGACCCGAAAGACGGCGAACCAGACGAGCAGATGCGGGAGCGAGGCCGGCGTCAACACCCCCAGCGAGACGACGAGCGGGAGCACCGTAATCGAATCTCCTATCGCGCCGGTCAGCTCTCCGGTGCTGATCTCGAACGTCCGAAACGGCGAGAGACGCGACGAAAGTGCCACGTGTTCAGTTGAATTCGGTTGAACAAGAGTATTTTCAGAAGTTGTATACGTTTCTCTCACGCATTCGAGTGCCTGAATACGGTTACGTTGGTTGGTGCGTTCTTCTCTCTCAAGACGCCATCGTACGCGGGTCACGCGCCCGTCTGACGTGGATTTATGCCCGTTGGAACCGTCCTTCCGCTGGGCGCGCTCCGACGGCCTCGGATTTCCCCATCCTCCCCGCGCGCCCGAACTTTTCGACTCCGTTCGACTCAGCTGTCAGGATCCGCTGCGTAAGATGGGATACGCGCTCGCTCCCACGAGGAGGATCACGACGCCGCACAGAACGAGGAGCAGGCGATACCCACGGGTCGGCGTCGCGAATCCCTCCTCGGCGAGGTACGTGAACGACACCGGGCCGAGCGTCTGTCCGAGCCGGAGGACGCTCGTTCGCACCCCCATCATCCCAGCCCGAAGTCGCCCGGAGACGGCGGTGATGATCGCGGTGTCGATGGAGGGCATCACGAGGCCGAATCCGACGCCGAACGCCAGCAGCGAGCCGCCGACGGCGATCGGCGACGGGGCGATCCAGACACCGAGCAGGCTGCACCCGTAGGCGACGAACCCGAGCGCGATCAGTTCGGGGGCGCTGCGCCACTCCGATATTCGGCCGTACTGCGAGGAGATAGCCGCGCTGGCGATCGACACCATCGCAAGCAGGAGACCGATTTCGGCCGGCGAGAGCGCGAACTCGTCGTTCAAAAGCAGCGGGAGGGCGGTCTGGACGGCACCGTAGAAGACGAAGAAAACGACGAAGATCGCGCTGAACACGGCGAGCGCTTTCGGATCGACGGCGACGTCACGGAGCCCGGCGAGGTACGTCCGAACGTCGCTCGCTTCTCTCCCGTCCGGCTCGGGGAGGAACGCGACGGCGACGAGGCCGACGAGGATGCCGATCCCGTAGAACAGAAACGGCGCGTTCCACCGGATGCCGGCCAGCGCGCCGCCGATCAGGGGGTACATCGCCGCGCCGGTCCCGATCGTACTCGAGTTGAGCCCCATCAC
This genomic window from Natronomonas salsuginis contains:
- a CDS encoding MFS transporter; its protein translation is MTLDSDHVLGDPRRALARRVYYGWIIVIGCFLASMIVFGTTYAFGVFYDSFITAFESSETLLAVVFGIQTALLYFAGVVVSRLVERYGSRRILALSSVLLVVGLLWTATAESYVELLASFGVVAALGMAGLYNVSYATLPQWFDRRRGTATGVASAGLGIGLVVIPPGTDALISAFGWRTAVVVLAGFIALVSIVTVVLFATDPDDVGADLSREFGDRSDVETDAAPDRNVFAIVTSSRFLLVFVGWTLIFAPMYVIFGHIVVHASETGIGRSVGVLSIAVIGIATSVARFGVGPFSDRFGRPRTFIASSLLLGGSTAALAVASSAAPFLIAVALFGLGYAGSGGLIGAVTADLFGNRSINTLFAVLSSSFAVAGLISPPAARLWFEAQGSYRPALFVFGLLGVLGGLCVWTALRSSGRSN
- a CDS encoding DUF7384 family protein codes for the protein MRDDREADPTRIVVDADVLAADLLVGGAARAVMDVLRTHSWLELVATDPLLDDAEAVIESLADRELARAWREEIESLAVVVEQPPEDHPALAAAYRGRASHVVTFDEGLRSPEAGASLRGVFDVSVRSPDAFVAVVDPAAIYELAFEDEYLGPDRDGR
- a CDS encoding putative sulfate/molybdate transporter, coding for MALSSRLSPFRTFEISTGELTGAIGDSITVLPLVVSLGVLTPASLPHLLVWFAVFRVVWGILYGVPLSVEPMKAIAGLAIVGGITYGELAAAGLLAGGVLLVVGWRNWLEHIDGVIGEPVVRGVQFAVACMLVVAAVELVVAAPAVAGAGLAIAVTVALVSRRAVALVLLVVGGVWAAATVGVPQPTLPEMGLFPTGEPSVSIAAIEGLTAQLAMTVGNAAIATSLLLSDLYDADVSSDRLAGSMGVMNLAAVPFGALPMCHGSGGLAGKHAFGARTGTANLVAGALYLGLAFVADLLVAFPMALLGVLLLVVAASLARVALGATDRPLFVLAIGGVSIVTNVGAAFVAGVVWWRLRG
- a CDS encoding MFS transporter, producing the protein MAAVPWDSAALYLILASSLIGVMGVSLISPILPELRTAFDISDSQVGLVITVYTLPGVFLTPFVGLLADRIGRRRVIIPLLMIFGIGGAGIAFTENFAQVLVLRFLQGVGAAALVTLAMTLIGDFYDGTQQNAVMGLNSSTIGTGAAMYPLIGGALAGIRWNAPFLFYGIGILVGLVAVAFLPEPDGREASDVRTYLAGLRDVAVDPKALAVFSAIFVVFFVFYGAVQTALPLLLNDEFALSPAEIGLLLAMVSIASAAISSQYGRISEWRSAPELIALGFVAYGCSLLGVWIAPSPIAVGGSLLAFGVGFGLVMPSIDTAIITAVSGRLRAGMMGVRTSVLRLGQTLGPVSFTYLAEEGFATPTRGYRLLLVLCGVVILLVGASAYPILRSGS